From Desulfuromonas soudanensis, the proteins below share one genomic window:
- the miaB gene encoding tRNA (N6-isopentenyl adenosine(37)-C2)-methylthiotransferase MiaB: MAAEKTFYLETFGCQMNVVDSERIVDSLKQIGYRQVSLVEDAGLILLNTCSVRDKAERKVYGHLGSFKPLKADNPALIIGVGGCVAQQEGERLLEKLPFLDLVFGTHNVHKLPEMVQAVEKNRVRCLETDFLDRETRLALFPRRTEGDMVSRFVTVMQGCDNFCSYCVVPHVRGREISRPSAEILAEIEELSAGGVREVTLIGQNVNSYGARIEGELSFAALLAAVQAIDGIERIRFTTSHPRDLSGELIAAFATLDKLCLHIHLPVQCGSDRVLKLMNRGYTRAGYLDRVRRLKEVAPEIRLTSDIIVGFPGETEEDFAATLDLVAEVRYADVFTFLYSPRPGTAAAELSDDLPAAVRQERFDRLLALQESIGRQVWAADVGAVLPVLVEGESRQGEGQIFGRTTWNRIVNFPGSPELIGRTVPVRILRSNKNTQLGEIVI; the protein is encoded by the coding sequence TATCTCTGGTCGAAGACGCCGGACTGATCCTCCTCAATACCTGCTCGGTGCGCGACAAGGCCGAGCGCAAGGTCTACGGCCATCTCGGCAGCTTCAAACCCCTCAAGGCCGACAACCCGGCCCTGATCATTGGCGTCGGCGGCTGCGTCGCCCAGCAGGAGGGGGAGCGGCTCCTCGAGAAGCTCCCCTTTCTCGACCTTGTTTTCGGCACCCACAACGTCCACAAGCTCCCCGAGATGGTCCAGGCGGTGGAGAAGAACCGGGTCCGCTGCCTGGAGACCGATTTCCTCGATCGGGAGACCCGTCTCGCCCTCTTCCCCCGCCGCACGGAAGGGGATATGGTGAGCCGCTTCGTGACGGTGATGCAGGGGTGCGACAACTTCTGTTCCTACTGCGTCGTCCCCCATGTGCGCGGCCGGGAAATCAGCCGTCCCAGCGCCGAGATTCTCGCCGAGATCGAGGAACTCTCCGCCGGAGGGGTCCGTGAAGTCACCCTCATCGGCCAGAACGTCAACTCCTACGGCGCCAGAATCGAGGGGGAACTCTCCTTTGCCGCCCTCCTCGCCGCCGTCCAGGCCATCGACGGCATCGAGCGGATCCGTTTCACCACCTCCCACCCCCGCGATCTCTCCGGGGAGCTTATCGCCGCCTTCGCTACCCTCGACAAGCTCTGCCTGCATATCCACCTCCCGGTACAGTGCGGCTCCGACCGGGTGCTGAAACTGATGAACCGCGGCTACACCCGCGCCGGGTATCTCGACCGTGTGCGCCGCCTCAAGGAAGTCGCCCCGGAGATCCGCCTCACCTCGGATATCATCGTCGGCTTTCCCGGAGAAACCGAAGAGGATTTTGCCGCCACCCTCGACCTGGTGGCCGAGGTGCGTTACGCCGACGTCTTCACCTTCCTCTATTCTCCCCGTCCCGGCACCGCTGCCGCAGAACTTTCCGACGATCTCCCCGCGGCCGTCCGCCAGGAGCGCTTCGACCGCCTCCTGGCCCTGCAGGAGTCCATCGGCCGCCAGGTCTGGGCCGCCGATGTCGGGGCTGTTCTGCCGGTCCTCGTCGAGGGAGAGAGCCGTCAGGGAGAAGGACAGATCTTCGGCCGCACCACCTGGAACCGCATCGTCAACTTCCCGGGGAGCCCGGAACTCATCGGCAGGACCGTGCCGGTCCGCATCCTTCGGTCGAACAAAAACACCCAGCTCGGCGAGATTGTCATCTAG
- a CDS encoding histidinol phosphate phosphatase domain-containing protein, translated as MIDLHSHSIFSDGELIPSELTRRAAILGYRALAITDHGDFSNLDFIIPRILRVAGDLGAAWGLTVIPGIELTHIPPASIAAAAREARALGARIIVCHGETIVEPVACGTNRAALLSDIDILSHPGLITAEDAALAAERGICLELTTRKGHSLTNGHVARTALAAGALLVVNTDSHAPGDLTSLDMARKIALGAGLSEAEFEQTRRNSEALVARSLL; from the coding sequence ATGATCGATCTGCACAGCCATTCCATCTTCAGCGACGGGGAACTGATCCCCTCCGAGCTCACCCGCCGCGCCGCTATCCTCGGATACCGGGCGCTGGCGATCACCGACCACGGCGATTTTTCCAACCTCGACTTCATCATCCCGCGCATCCTTCGGGTGGCCGGCGATCTCGGCGCCGCCTGGGGCCTGACGGTGATTCCCGGGATCGAGCTCACTCATATCCCGCCGGCGTCGATTGCCGCGGCGGCCAGGGAGGCCCGAGCCCTCGGCGCCCGCATCATCGTCTGTCACGGCGAAACCATCGTCGAGCCGGTGGCGTGCGGCACCAACCGCGCGGCGCTCCTTTCCGACATCGACATCCTCTCCCATCCCGGGCTGATTACCGCCGAAGACGCCGCCCTGGCCGCCGAGCGCGGCATCTGTCTGGAGCTGACCACCCGCAAGGGGCACTCCCTGACCAACGGTCACGTCGCCCGCACCGCCCTGGCCGCCGGGGCGCTGCTGGTGGTCAACACCGACAGCCATGCCCCCGGGGATCTCACGTCCCTCGATATGGCGCGGAAAATAGCCCTCGGGGCGGGGCTCTCCGAAGCAGAGTTCGAACAGACCCGGCGCAACAGCGAGGCCCTGGTGGCCCGCTCTCTCCTGTGA
- a CDS encoding M42 family metallopeptidase, with the protein MNDTDFAFLKELVEAPSPSGYEQPAQRIMRRELEPVADEVTTDVMGNVIARIAAAGEGAPRLMLAGHCDEIGFMVKYVDDAGFIFFSPIGGVDAHLVPGQRVLIHGTGGPVLGVVGKKPIHMMETKERETVVKFKAMFIDIGCSSRSEVEALVAIGDPVTLKVGLERLQGDRVISRAFDDKMGAFIVARVLQEVRRRGAPPVELYGVSTVQEEVGLRGGATSVYGIDPDIGIAVEVGFATDFPEVDKKELGEFKVGSGPILSRGANVNPALFELLMECARDEKIPVQVMAQARATGTDANVIQLSRGGVAAALVSVPLRYMHTPVELLSLSDLENTVRLLTALVYRIRDRGQFIPN; encoded by the coding sequence ATGAACGATACGGATTTCGCTTTTCTCAAGGAGTTGGTCGAAGCTCCGAGCCCCTCCGGTTATGAACAGCCCGCTCAGCGGATCATGCGCCGCGAACTGGAGCCGGTGGCCGACGAGGTGACCACCGATGTCATGGGGAACGTCATCGCCCGCATCGCCGCGGCAGGGGAGGGGGCTCCGCGCCTGATGCTCGCCGGCCACTGCGACGAGATCGGCTTCATGGTCAAGTACGTCGACGACGCCGGCTTCATCTTCTTTTCCCCCATCGGCGGGGTCGACGCCCACCTCGTTCCCGGGCAGCGGGTGCTGATTCACGGCACCGGCGGGCCGGTTCTCGGGGTGGTGGGGAAGAAGCCGATTCACATGATGGAAACCAAGGAGCGGGAGACCGTCGTCAAGTTCAAGGCGATGTTCATCGACATCGGCTGCAGCAGCCGCAGCGAAGTCGAGGCGTTGGTGGCGATCGGCGACCCGGTGACCCTCAAGGTCGGTCTCGAGCGTCTGCAGGGAGACCGGGTGATCTCCCGGGCTTTTGACGACAAGATGGGGGCCTTCATCGTCGCCCGGGTGCTGCAGGAGGTCCGCCGCCGCGGCGCCCCCCCGGTGGAACTCTACGGGGTCTCGACGGTGCAGGAGGAGGTCGGCTTGCGCGGCGGCGCGACGAGCGTCTACGGCATCGACCCCGACATCGGCATCGCCGTCGAGGTCGGCTTCGCCACCGATTTTCCCGAGGTCGACAAGAAGGAACTCGGCGAGTTCAAGGTCGGCAGCGGTCCGATTCTCAGCCGCGGAGCCAACGTCAACCCGGCCCTCTTTGAGCTTCTCATGGAGTGCGCCCGCGACGAAAAGATCCCGGTGCAGGTCATGGCCCAGGCCCGGGCGACGGGGACCGACGCCAACGTCATCCAGCTCTCCCGCGGCGGTGTCGCCGCCGCCCTGGTCAGCGTACCGCTGCGCTACATGCACACCCCCGTCGAGCTCCTTTCCCTGAGCGATCTGGAGAACACCGTGCGTCTGCTCACCGCCCTGGTTTATCGCATCAGGGACCGTGGTCAGTTCATCCCCAATTAG